In Phaseolus vulgaris cultivar G19833 chromosome 10, P. vulgaris v2.0, whole genome shotgun sequence, a single genomic region encodes these proteins:
- the LOC137818895 gene encoding 2-oxoglutarate-dependent dioxygenase 19-like, producing MAEISSFASQIQSSEPIFSNANFSELVVVEHLHHADLYSACDDEIPTIDYSLLFSDSPNQQLHALPCLRHACLEYGFFYLVNHSIPDGVFDNILNGVSDFFDQTTLNERRIYSKRSPSDRIRWELNSSTGENREYLKVVAHPQSHFPSNPSGFSYALKEYGKEMRRVVIGLARAVFKSLGFEEHFVEKALELKSGFDVLAMNLYPPNAKFKGAVGLPQHTNLGFIITLVQDVNGGLQILSHKGNWINAYIPHHAILIQLGDQLEILTNGMYKSHIHRVIVDNNKVQRISVVGLHGPSLDKLINPITKFVNEKHPKKYREMTFKEFLKVNGDDEVDVQSSLEQARL from the exons ATGGCTGAAATAAGTTCCTTTGCATCCCAAATTCAGTCTTCTGAACCTATTTTCTCCAATGCTAATTTCTCAGAGCTTGTAGTGGTAGAACATCTTCATCATGCTGATCTTTACTCAGCCTGTGATGATGAAATACCCACTATTGATtactctcttctcttctctgaTAGCCCTAATCAGCAACTGCATGCCCTTCCATGCCTCCGTCATGCTTGCCTAGAATATGGCTTCTTCTAT TTGGTAAACCATAGCATCCCAGATGGAGTATTTGACAATATATTAAATGGAGTTTCTGATTTCTTTGATCAAACAACATTGAATGAGAGAAGGATCTACAGCAAAAGAAGTCCATCGGATAGAATCAGATGGGAACTAAACTCCTCCACTGGGGAAAACAGGGAATATCTGAAGGTTGTTGCGCATCCTCAATCTCATTTTCCTTCCAACCCATCTGGTTTCAG ctatgcactga AAGAATATGGCAAAGAAATGAGAAGGGTAGTAATTGGATTGGCGAGGGCAGTGTTTAAAAGCTTAGGGTTTGAAGAACACTTTGTAGAGAAGGCATTGGAATTGAAGTCAGGGTTTGATGTACTGGCCATGAACCTTTATCCACCCAATGCCAAATTCAAGGGAGCTGTTGGCTTGCCTCAACACACTAACCTTGGCTTTATAATTACACTTGTCCAAGATGTAAATGGTGGTCTCCAAATTCTTTCCCACAAAGGAAACTGGATTAATGCCTACATTCCTCATCATGCCATCCTCATCCAGCTTGGTGATCAACTTGAG ATTTTAACCAATGGGATGTATAAGAGTCACATTCATCGAGTTATTGTTGACAACAATAAGGTGCAAAGGATATCTGTGGTTGGCCTTCATGGACCTTCACTGGACAAATTGATCAACCCTATCACAAAGTTTGTTAATGAAAAACATCCAAAGAAATATCGTGAGATGACTTTTAAAGAATTCTTGAAAGTGAACGGGGATGATGAGGTTGATGTGCAATCATCACTTGAGCAAGCAAGATTATAG